In the genome of Mytilus edulis chromosome 3, xbMytEdul2.2, whole genome shotgun sequence, one region contains:
- the LOC139515788 gene encoding tetratricopeptide repeat protein 8-like, with translation MDPLFLAYSCYRRKKYQECTDICTELLEKNPYDQASWTLKTRALTAQVYVDEVDVDEEGIAEMLMDDNSIAQVSRPGTSLKQPGTGHGGPSQGVRPMSQSGRPLSGFTRPGTQGGRPGTMEQAIRTPRTAHTARPVTSASGRYVRLGTASMLSTPDGPFINLGRLNFTKYASRQNLAKSLFEYIFHHENDVRNALELAALATEACQFKDWWWKVQLAKCYYRLGMFRDSEQQLKSALKQQDMVDPYLYLCKVYLRLDQPLTAVEVYKQGLDKFQGETTLLTGIARIYEGLNEMENAVKFYKDVLMYDSMHVEAIACIATHHFYTDQPEVALKFYRRLLQMGVYNAELFSNLGLCCFYAQQYDMTLTCFERALSLAEEQTMADVWFNIGHIALGIGDMNLAYQCFRLTLANNNDHAEAYNNLGVLELRKGHIDLARSFFQAAYIIAPHMYEPHYNWAALADQLGDLQSSYNAAKRAVDAFQDHVDSKDLLKQLKHHFSLL, from the exons ATGGATCCACTTTTTCTAGCCTACAGTTGTTACAGAAGAAAGAAGTATCAAGAATGTACAGATATATGTACAGAGTTATTAGAAAAGAATCCATATGACCAG gCGTCTTGGACATTGAAAACTAGAGCTTTAACAGCACAGGTTTATGTAGATGAAGTTGATGTAGATGAAGAAGGCATTGCAGAGATGTTAATGGATGACAACTCTATTGCACAGGTGTCCAGACCTGGAACATCCCTCAAACAACCAGGGACAGGCCATGGTGGTCCTAGTCAAGGAGTAAG ACCAATGTCCCAGTCAGGAAGACCTTTATCAGGATTTACCCGCCCTGGAACACAGGGTGGGAGACCAGGTACAATGGAACAGGCCATTCGGACCCCACGTACAGCACATACTGCAAGACCTGTCACTAGTGCCTCTGGGAGATATGTCAGATTAGGAACT gcTTCTATGTTGTCGACACCAGATGGACCTTTTATTAACCTGGGTAGATTGAACTTTACAAAGTATGCATCAAGACAGAACTTAGCCAAATCCTTGTTTGAGTATATATTTCATCATGAAAATGATGTCAGAAAT GCACTCGAGTTGGCAGCATTAGCTACAGAAGCATGTCAGTTTAAAGACTGGTGGTGGAAAGTACAGTTAGCCAAATGTTATTACAG ATTAGGAATGTTTAGAGACTCAGAGCAGCAATTAAAATCAGCATTAAAACAACAAGACATGGTAGACCCCTATCTGTATCTATGTAAAGTGTATCTCAGGCTTGATCAACCTCTTACTGCTGTGGAAGTTTATAAACAAGGATTGGATAAATTTCAAGGGGAAACAACTCTATTAACAGGAATAGCTAGAATTTATGAG gGTTTAAATGAGATGGAAAATGCagttaaattttataaagatGTTCTAATGTATGATAGTATGCATGTAGAAGCCATAGCTTGTATAGCGACACACCATTTTTACACAGATCAACCTGAGGTTGCACTAAAATTTTACAG ACGATTATTACAGATGGGTGTATATAATGCTGAATTGTTCAGTAATTTAGGACTATGTTGTTTTTATGCTCAGCAATATGATATGACACTAACATGTTTTGAGAGGGCCTTGTCTTTAGCAGAGGAACAAACGATGGCTGATGTTTGGTTTAATATTGGACATATTGCCTTG gGTATAGGAGATATGAATCTTGCCTACCAATGTTTTCGCCTGACTTTAGCCAATAATAACGATCATGCAGAAGCATATAACAACTTAGGTGTTTTAGAACTGAGGAAAGGCCACATAGATTTG GCCAGATCCTTTTTCCAGGCAGCTTATATAATAGCGCCACATATGTATGAACCACATTATAATTGGGCAGCATTAGCAGATCAG